The genomic window GGGCCAGACCCAGGGTCATCGCGATCAGCAGCTTGTTGATGCTCATTTGTGAATCCTCGTCGTGAAATTAGGCAACGCGCCATTGCGCGCCGGGAACATGATGACAAGCCCATTTCGACTGTCAAGCAGTCCCGCATTCAGGTTTGCAAAGATCTGAAATTTTTCAATCAAATCAATTCAATGGCGATAGCGGTTGCTTCGCCACCACCGATGCAAAGCGATGCAATGCCACGCTTGAGGCCACGTGTGCGCAATGCATTTACCAGCGTAACCACCAAGCGGGCACCCGAAGCACCGATCGGATGACCCAATGCGCAGGCCCCTCCATTGACGTTGATCTTGGCATGCGGGATGCCCAGTTCGCGGATCGGTGCCATGGCTACCACGGCGAAGGCTTCGTTGATTTCGAACAGGTCAACGTCGGCGATGTTCCAGCCGGCTTTTTCCAGGACCTTGGTGATCGCGCCGATCGGGGCGGTAGTGAACCACTCCGGTTCCTGCGAGAAGGTGGCGTGTGCGGCGATGCGCGCCAGCGGCTGCACGCCGCGCTTGGCGGCATCGTCGGCAGACAGCAACACCAGCGCGGCAGCACCGTCGGAAATGCTCGAAGAGCTGGCGGCGGTGACGCTGCCGTCCTTCTTGAAGGCCGGGCGTAGCGTAGGAATTTTACTGATGTCCGACTTGCCCGGCTGCTCGTCCTGGGCGAACTCCACCTCGCCCTTGCGGGTGGCAACCTTGACCGCAACGATTTCGTCGGCGAACGCACCATTGGCCACGGCGGCCTGGGCACGGGTGACCGACTCGATGGCGTAGGCATCCTGCTCTTCGCGGGTGAAGCCGAACTTGGCCACGGTAGCCTCGGCAAACACGCCCATGGCCTGGCCGTCGTACGGGTTGGTCAGGCCGTCCCACGCCATGTGGTCCACCGCCTGGAAATTGCCGTAGCGGTTGCCGGTGCGCGAGTTGGGCAGCATGTGCGGGGCGTTGGACATGGACTCCATGCCGCCGGCGACCACGATGCTGGCCGAGCCGGCCTTGATCAGGTCGTGGCCCAGCATGATGGCTTTCATGCCCGAGCCGCAGACCTTGTTGAGGGTGGTGGCGCCGGTGTTGGTCGGCAGGCCGGCGGCCAGTGCGGCCTGGCGGGCCGGTGCCTGGCCGAGGTTGGCGGGCAGCACGCAGCCCATGATCACTTCGGACACGTCGCTGGCAGCAATGCCGGACTGCTGCATGGCCGCGCTGATCGCAGCTGCACCGAGGGTCGGGGTGGGGACGCCGTTGAACTGGCCAAGGAAGGAGCCAATGGCGGTACGCTTGGCGGCGGCGATGACGATGTCAGACATGAGCAATCTCGGTTATACCTTGCGGCAATTATCGAACGTCCGCGGGGCCGGGCACATTGGACCAACGGCACATCCCCACAGACAGGGGATTGTCGTTGCAGTATAGAAGGTAGCCGGAGTGCTACCGGGGTCAGGTAATACCTGAATTGGGAAATCATCCACAGGACGGAGGAGACGCAATGAGCAGTGCAATGGTGGGCAGCAACGTGGCGCGCAACGTATTGGCCGGTTCATTGGCGCTGGCCCTGGCGGCTTGCGGCAGTGGCAGCGGGCCAAAATCCGATCCGCCACCGGTGACACCGCCGGTCAACCCGCCGCCGACCACCAAACCGCCCGTCGTCACCCCACCAGTGACCCCGCAGCCGGCGTTTGACGCCCATCTGGCCCTGACCAATACCAAGGCCGCGCATGCGATGGGCCTGACCGGTGCCGGCTACCCCATCGGCGTGATCGATTCGGGGGTGATGCGCAACCACCCGACGCTGGCGGGGCGGGTGCTGTCCAACCGCAACTACATCAGTTCAACCCAGAACAATCTGTCGGTGGATGACGTGGTCGGCCACGGCACCACGGTAGCGCAGCTGGCGGCCGGCGCACCCGCCGGGCAATGGCCGGGCGGTATCGCGTCGGGGGCGCAGATCCTGTCGGCACGCATCATTGCGGACAAGGCGCCTACCGACGACGGTTCCGGTAATGGCAATGAGGTGACCGGCGCGCTGGGCCTGGCGCCTATCCATGCCGACCTGATCCGCGACGGCATGCGCATCATGAACAACTCCTGGGGCGGCCTGTACTGGACCCGGCCAACAGTAACGGCCGAGATTGCCAACGAGTACCGCCCCTTTATCAGGGACAATGACGGCTTGGTGGTGTTTGCCACCGGCAATGAGTCCAAGGCCAATCCGTCGGACATGGCGGCGCTGCCGAGCAAGGTGGGTGGCAGTGGCACCTACCCGGCGGCGGATCTTGAACGCGGCTGGCTGGCAGTGGCAGCGTTGGATACAGCCAATCCGACTGCATTGGCGTATTACTCCAACGCCTGCGGCGTGGCCAAGAATTACTGTCTGGTGGCGCCGGGCACATCGATGTTCATCGGCCATGACAGCACCGCCAACAATCTGGCCTATTTCTACGGCAGCGGTACCTCGTATGCGGCGCCGCTGGTGTCGGGCGCGGCGGCACTGGTGTGGCAGGCCTTCCCCTACTTCAACAACGACCTGGTCCGGCAGACTCTGCTGGGTACGGCCACCGACCTGGGTGAGGTCGGCCCGGATGCGGTGTTCGGTTATGGCCTGCTCAATGTGGGCAAGGCGGTGAAGGGGCCGGGCAAGGCGGACTGGGGCGATATCAAGGTTGATGTGAACCGGCTTGGGCTCAACTCTGTCTGGAGCAATCCAATCAGTGGTGCCGGCGGTCTGGTGAAAACCGGCAGCGGTTCCTTGGGTTTGTCGGCCGCCAACACCTATGCCGGCGCTACCCGCATCCAGCGGGGCACGCTGGCCTTGCAGGACGGCGGCTCGATCCGTTCCAACGTCACTATCGACGCGCAATCCAACCCCAGCGCTGCCGCATTGCAGTTCATGGGCGGCACCGCACGGGTGGTGGGCAATGTGGACAATGGCGCCAGCGTGATAGTGCTCAGCAATGTGGGCTCGGCAACCATCGAGGGCAACTACCTGCAGCGCTCCGGCGCGCAGCTGATGGTGGCCTTGGGCTCCAATGCTCTGCAGGTGACCGGTACCGCCAGCCTGGACGGCGGGGTGACGGTCAGTGGTGCGGTCAATGGCTATGTGCCGCAGAACGGTCGTCGCCAGGACCTGCTGCATGCCGGCGGTGGGGTTATTGGACAATTTGCTACGCCAGCAACCGGCGCGACCGGCGTGACGCTGTTGGATGCCAAATATGGCTATGACGCCAACAACGCCTGGCTGCAGTTGGACCAGGTGAGCGTCACCGCGATGGCGAGCAGTGCCGGCGTTGGGTTGCGCGCGATGTCGGCGGCGCAGCGGGTAGAACAGGCATTCGAAGTACTGGATGCCGATGCGGGCCTGCAGACCACGGCATTCGGTTCGGCGGCGGCGTCGGTGCAGGGTGTTGGCGGTGGGTTTTCCGGCCTTGCACAAAGCTTGGAAAGCCTGAGCGGGCAAGCCCATGCCACGGCCACGGCAATGACCTTCGATAGCATCGACATGAGCCGCCGCGCGCTGTCCAGCCAGTTTGCCGAAGGCGGCACGCGCACGGCGGCCAGTGGTGTGTGGATGCGCAACCTGGGCGGTGGCGGCCAGGGTGGCTATCTGGGCAGCGACTACAGTGTTGCCGGCTGGATGATGGGCGGCGAAGCTGCGCTGTCCGGCAATGCCGTGCTGGGCTTTGCGTTTGGCGAAACCCGGGCCAATGGCAACGGCGGTATCGCTCAGGATCGCGGCCGCGACCGCCAGACCCAGTCGCAGTTGTATGCCGGCTGGCAGCGCGGCGATGTCTATGTGCTGGGGCAGGCCGGGTTCGGGCAATACGAGCGTGAGCTGGACCGTGGCCTGTTGCTGGGTGCCGAACGTGCCGGCGTGCATGCCCGTTACAGCGGCAATTTCCTGTCCAGCAGTGTGGAGGCGGGCTATCGGCTGGGGCGTGGTTCGGCCGAGCTGACTCCGTATCTGGGCGCCGATTACACGCGTATCGACGGTGGTGCCTTCAATGAACAGGGCGGCTACGGTTTTGGCCTGCGCGCCGATGACTGGAGGAGCAGCCGTGTGCAGGCCTTGGCGGGCCTGCGTGGCCAATACCTGTGGAAGCGGGTGGCGTTCAACGGCTATGCCGAATGGCAGCAGGCGCTGGGTGGCAATGGCCTGAGCCTGGATGCCAGTTTCGTCGGCGTGGATGCGTGGGCGCCGATTGCTGGCCTGCAGCCGGCCCGTGCTGGCGGCCTGTTCGGGCTGTCGGTGGAGTCGTGGCTGGCCCGCAATACGCGGTTGTCGCTGGGCTATGACCAGCGCTTCGGCCCGCGTGGTGACAACCGGCAGGTGTCGCTGCGGCTGCAGCAGGCGTTCTGATCGGCGCGGCCGTAGCAGTCCAATAAAACAGAAGGCGGGCGAGATGATCGCCCGCCTTCTGTGTTTGTGCGTTGCTGCTTACTCGCCGCGCAGGCGGTTCATGCGCGGCACCGAGCGGCCCATCGGCATCTTCAGTTTGCCGATGGCTTCCAGGCGGTTTTCGGCGATGCGGTCGGCCGCGCGCTGCGGCGAAATCCCATCCCGCTCGGACTGGTCGAAGACTTTGCCGAGGTTGTGGTAGATGCTGCGGATCAGGCGCATCGCACGCTCGCGGTTGTAGCCGTCGATCTCCAGTGACACGTTCATTACGCCGCCGGCGTTGACCGCATAGTCCGGGGCCCACAGCACGCCGCGCTTGTACAGCTCATCGCCGACGGCATGGCTGGCCAACTGGTTGTTGGCGGTCCCGCAGATGACCTTGACCTTGAGCCGCTCCAGGGTGGCCATGTCGATGGCGCCTTCCA from Stenotrophomonas nitritireducens includes these protein-coding regions:
- a CDS encoding thiolase family protein, coding for MSDIVIAAAKRTAIGSFLGQFNGVPTPTLGAAAISAAMQQSGIAASDVSEVIMGCVLPANLGQAPARQAALAAGLPTNTGATTLNKVCGSGMKAIMLGHDLIKAGSASIVVAGGMESMSNAPHMLPNSRTGNRYGNFQAVDHMAWDGLTNPYDGQAMGVFAEATVAKFGFTREEQDAYAIESVTRAQAAVANGAFADEIVAVKVATRKGEVEFAQDEQPGKSDISKIPTLRPAFKKDGSVTAASSSSISDGAAALVLLSADDAAKRGVQPLARIAAHATFSQEPEWFTTAPIGAITKVLEKAGWNIADVDLFEINEAFAVVAMAPIRELGIPHAKINVNGGACALGHPIGASGARLVVTLVNALRTRGLKRGIASLCIGGGEATAIAIELI
- a CDS encoding autotransporter serine protease, whose translation is MVGSNVARNVLAGSLALALAACGSGSGPKSDPPPVTPPVNPPPTTKPPVVTPPVTPQPAFDAHLALTNTKAAHAMGLTGAGYPIGVIDSGVMRNHPTLAGRVLSNRNYISSTQNNLSVDDVVGHGTTVAQLAAGAPAGQWPGGIASGAQILSARIIADKAPTDDGSGNGNEVTGALGLAPIHADLIRDGMRIMNNSWGGLYWTRPTVTAEIANEYRPFIRDNDGLVVFATGNESKANPSDMAALPSKVGGSGTYPAADLERGWLAVAALDTANPTALAYYSNACGVAKNYCLVAPGTSMFIGHDSTANNLAYFYGSGTSYAAPLVSGAAALVWQAFPYFNNDLVRQTLLGTATDLGEVGPDAVFGYGLLNVGKAVKGPGKADWGDIKVDVNRLGLNSVWSNPISGAGGLVKTGSGSLGLSAANTYAGATRIQRGTLALQDGGSIRSNVTIDAQSNPSAAALQFMGGTARVVGNVDNGASVIVLSNVGSATIEGNYLQRSGAQLMVALGSNALQVTGTASLDGGVTVSGAVNGYVPQNGRRQDLLHAGGGVIGQFATPATGATGVTLLDAKYGYDANNAWLQLDQVSVTAMASSAGVGLRAMSAAQRVEQAFEVLDADAGLQTTAFGSAAASVQGVGGGFSGLAQSLESLSGQAHATATAMTFDSIDMSRRALSSQFAEGGTRTAASGVWMRNLGGGGQGGYLGSDYSVAGWMMGGEAALSGNAVLGFAFGETRANGNGGIAQDRGRDRQTQSQLYAGWQRGDVYVLGQAGFGQYERELDRGLLLGAERAGVHARYSGNFLSSSVEAGYRLGRGSAELTPYLGADYTRIDGGAFNEQGGYGFGLRADDWRSSRVQALAGLRGQYLWKRVAFNGYAEWQQALGGNGLSLDASFVGVDAWAPIAGLQPARAGGLFGLSVESWLARNTRLSLGYDQRFGPRGDNRQVSLRLQQAF